GAGATCGGCGGGCGCCCGATCATCTGGCACATCATGCAGCGCTACGCAGCCTACGGCTTCAACGAGTTCGTCGTCGCGCTGGGCTACAAAGGCGACTTCATCAAGCGGTACTTTCGCGACTACTGCGCGCTCCACGGGAACATGACCGTGCGCATGCGCGACGGCGAGGTGCAGACGCACGAGCGCGACGCGGAGGACTGGACGATCCACCTCGTCGACACCGGGCTCGACGTGATGACGGGCGGCCGCGTGAAGCGCCTCGAGTCGCACCTCTCGGGCGGCACGTTCCTCCTCACCTACGGTGACGGCGTCGCGGACATCGATCTCCGCGCCGTCGTCGACTGCCACCGCAAGCAGGGGCGCACCGCGACGATCACGGCGGTGCGTCCGCCCGCGCGCTTCGGCGGCCTCGTCTTCGCGAACGACGACGAGGGTCGCGTCCACGAGTTCACGGAGAAGCCGCAGATCGGGGAGGGCTGGATCAACGGCGGCTTCATGGTCTTCGAGCCGGAGATCTTCCGCTACCTCGACGACGACCAGACCGTCCTCGAGGCGCACGCGCTCGAGCGGCTCGCGGCGGAGCACCAGCTCAGCGCGTACCGCCATCAGGGCTTCTGGCAGTGCATGGATACGATGCGCGACGTCAAGATGCTCGAGTCGCTGTGGCAGTCGGGCAACCCACCCTGGCACGCGTAGCCGCGCGATGACGCGGCGGGCTTGGGGCGCGCTCGTCCTCGTCTTGGTGGTGGGGGCCGTCTGGTTGAACCAGGGGGTGGGGCTCGCGCGGTGGAAGGCGGAGCGCGGGACGGCGTCGGCGATCGCGGCGCCGTTTCAGTTCCTGTACCGGCGCGCACCGGACGAGGAGATGTACTTCGCGACCGCGTCGGCGACGCTCGGCGAGCCGTACGATCCGAAGGCGTTCGAGATCCGGGGACCGACGCCCTTGCCGGTCGCGGACGTGCCCGCCGACGGGCGCTTTCACGTGCCGTACGCCGAGGTCCCCTTCGAGTACCCGCCGCCGAACGTGCCGTTCGTCGTCGCGCCGCGCCTCTTCGCCGGCACGTTCGAGGGCTACGCGCGCGTCTTCGGCGCGGTGATGGCGGGGCTCCTCGCGGCGGCGGCGGCGCTCGCGGCGCGCCTCGGGGCGGTACGTGCCGGCACGCGGGACGAGACGGCGTCGCGGCTCTTCGTGTTCGCGGGGCTCCTGCTCGCGCACGGGGCGATCGCGATCCAGCGGCTCGACGCGCTCGTGGCGCTCTTGCTCGTGCTCGTCGTGCGCGCGGGGGTGCGGCGGGACGACGGCGCGCTCGGGTTCTGGTCGGGGCTCGTCGGGGCGACGAAGGTCGTGCCGTTCGTCGTCGGCGTCGCGGTCCTCGCCGCGACGCGGCCCGACCGCGCGCGCGTGGCTCGCTTCGCCGCGGGGAGCGCGCTCGGGCTCGGGCTCGGCTTCCTCCCGATGCTCGCGCTGTCTCCATCGTCGGTCGCGACGTTCCTGCGCTACCACGGCGCGCGCGGCCTCAACGTCGAGTCGACCCTCGGCGTCCTCTACGGCGCCGCGACGCGCGAGCGCGCGGTCCTCGACTTCGGCTCGTTCAACTTCCACGGCGGCGTCGCCGACGCGCTCGCGAAGCTCACGACCGTGCTCCTCGTCGTCCTCGTCGCCGTCGTCCTCCGCGCGGCGCATCGCGCGAGCTCGAACGCGGTCGCGCTCGCCGCCGTCGCGGCGACGCTCGCGGTGTGGCTCGGGGGCAAGGTGTTCTCGCCGCAGTACCTCACCTGGATGCTGCCGCTCGTCCTCGCGGTGCCGGGCGCGGGATGGAGGCGGCTCGCGCTCGCGTTCGGCGGCGTCCTCGTGCTGACGCAGCTCTACTACCGCGGCTGGTTCGATCACGTGTACCTGCAGAAGCCGCTCGGCGTCGCGACGATGCTCGCGCGCCTCGCGCTCCTCGGCGTCCTCTTCCACCGCGTCCTCCGCGCGCTTGACCCTGCTCCGCCGCCGAGGGAAGAAGCCGCCGCACAATGACGAAGCGCGCGCTCATCACGGGCATCGCCGGGCAGGACGGCTCGTACCTCGGCGAGCTCCTCATGGCGAAGGGCTACGAGGTGCACGGCATGGTGCGCCGCTCGAGCTCGATGAACCGCGGGCGCATCGACCACCTCTTCCTGAAGGGCGGCGCGGACGGGATGCCGGTGCACCGCCTCCACTACGGAGACCTCACCGACGCGTCGAGCGTGAACCGCTTGCTCCGCGAGGTGCGGCCCGACGAGATCTACAACCTCGGCGCGCAGAGCCACGTGAAGGTCAGCTTCGAGGTGCCGGAGTACACCGCCGAGACGGCGGGCCTCGGGACGCTGCGCCTCCTCGAGGGCGTGCGCGAGGCGGGGTACGCGCCGAAGATCTACCAGGCGGGATCGTCCGAGATGTTCGGCATGGTCTGCGAGATCCCGCAGACCGAGAAGACGCCGTTCTATCCGCGCTCGCCTTACGCGGCGGCGAAGGTCTACGCGCATTGGATCACGGTCAACTACCGCGAGGCGTACGGGATGTTCGCGTGCAACGGCATCCTCTTCAACCACGAGTCGCCGCGGCGCGGGGAGGCGTTCGTCACGCGCAAGGTCACGCGCGGCGTCGCGGCGATCAAGCTCGGGCTCGCGAAGGAGCTCACGCTCGGCAACCTCGAGGCGAAGCGCGACTGGGGCTACGCCAAGGACTACGTCGAGGCGATGTGGCTCATGCTCCAGCAAGAGACGCCGGACGACTACGTCGTCGCGACGGGGGAGACGCACACCGTCCGCGAGCTCTGCGAGGTCGCGTTCGCGCACGTCGGCCTCGACTACGAGGAGCACGTGAAGGTCGACAAACACTACTTCCGGCCCACCGAGGTCGACCTCCTCGTCGGCGACGCGAGCAAGGCGAAGCGCGTGCTCGGCTGGGAGCCGAAGGTCCGCTTCCACGAGCTCGTGAAGCTGATGGTCGACGCCGACCTCGAGCACATGAAGCGCGAGGCCCGCGGATGAGCGCGCTCGCGGCCTGCCGCATCTGCGGGAACACGAGCCTCGTCACCGTCCTCGACCTCGGCGCGCAGGCGCTCACCGGCGCGTTCCCGCGGCCGCCCGAGACGCACGTCGCCGTGAGCCCGCTCGTGCTCGTGAAATGCCACGGCGAGGGCGCGTGCGGCCTCGTCCAGCTCGCCCACACCTACGACCTCGGCAAGATGTACGGCGAGGGCTACGGCTACCGGAGCTCGCTCAACCGCTCGATGGTGCGGCACCTCGCGGCGAAGGTGGAGGCGCTCCGCGCGCGGCGGCCGGTGGGCGCCGGCGACGTGGTGCTCGACATCGGCTCGAACGACGGCACCACCCTCGCGCAATACCCCGCGGAGGTGACGCGCATCGGCGTCGATCCGACCGCCGCGAAGTTCGCGTCGTATTACCAACCAGGCATCCAGGTCGCGGCCGAGTTCTTCAATGCCCTTGCGTTCGAGCGGCTCGCGCCGGGCAAGAAGGCGCGCGTCGTCACGTCGATCGCGATGTTCTACGACCTGCCCGCGCCGATGGACTTCGTGCGCGACGTCGCGCGGGTCCTCGCCGACGACGGTATTTGGCATTTCGAGCAGAGCTATTTGCCGTCGATGCTCGAGACCAACTCGTACGACACGGTCTGCCACGAGCACCTCGAGTACTACGGACTACGCCAAATTCACTGGATGACCCGGCGCGCCGGACTACGGATCATCGACGTCCAGCTCAACGACGTGAATGGCGGCAGCTTCGCGGTGACGGTCGAGAAAGGGGAGGGGGACGCGCCGATCGTCGACGAGATGATCGCCAAAGAGGACGCGCTCGGCCTCCACACCCTCGCGCCGTACGAGGCCTTCGCCGCGCGGGCGGAGCGGCATCGGGTCGAGCTTCCTGCGCTCCTCGAGAAGCTGAAGGCGGAGGGCAAGAAGGTCCTCGGCCTCGGCGCTTCGACGAAGGGCAACGTCGTCCTCCAGTATTGCGGTATCGGGCCCGACCTCTTGCCCGCGATCGCGGAGGTCAACGCCGACAAATTCGGGTGCGTCACGCCGGGCACGCTCATCCCGATCGTGAGCGAGGACGAGGCGCGCGCGGAGAAGCCCGACGTCCTCATGGTCCTCCCCTGGCACTTCCGGAAGACGTTCTCCGAGCGCGAGCGCCCCTTCCTCGCCGGCGGCGGAGAGCTCCTCTTTCCGCTGCCGGAGATCGAGCTCGCCGGAGCCCCTTGAGCGCCGCGCTCATCATCGGGAGCGCCGGGCAGGACGGCCTCCTCCTCGCCGCGCAGCTCGCCGAGCGCGGGGTCGCCGTCACCGGCGTCGATCGCGGCGACGTCGATCTCACCGCCGCGCGCTCGGTCGCCGACCTCGTCGCGCGCGTCGCGCCGGACGCCATTTATTACCTCGCCGCGCACCATCACTCGTCGGAGGACGCGCCGGAGCCGACGCCGGTGCTGCTCGAGAAGAGCCTCGCCGTCCACGTCACCGGGCTCGTCCACGTCCTCGAGGCCGCCGGCGCGGCGCGCGTGTTCTACGCCGCGTCCTCGCACGTCTTCGGCGTCCCCGACACGGTGACGCAAAACGAAGACACCCCGCGCCGCCCGATCAACGTGTACGGGATGACGAAGAGCCTCGGGATGGACGTCGTCCGCCACTACCGCGAGGCGCGCGGCGTCCACGCCTCGAGCGGCATCCTCTACAACCACGAGTCGCCGCTCCGCGGACCGACCTTCCTCTCGTCGCGGGTCGCCCGCGCGGCGGCGCGGAGGGAGAAGATCGCGGTCGGCTCGCTCTCCGCCAGCGTTGACTGGGGTTGGGCTGCTGACTACACCGAGGCCATGCAGCGCATCGTGGCCTGTCCCGATCCAGGCGACTACGTCGTCGCGACAGGAGAGGCGCATAGCGTCGCGCAGTTGGCGGAGGCCGCCTTCGCCGCGGTCGGGCTCGACTGGCGCGAGTGGGTCACCGAGGACGGCGGCATCCTCAAGAAGGCCGGCGCCACGCTGGTGGGGGACGCGTCGAAGCTGCGCGCGCGCACGGGGTGGGCGCCGACGGTGGGCTTCGCGGACATGGTCCTTCGCCTCGTCGCGAGCCGAGGAGCAGCGGCATGAGCGGCAAGCGCACGCTCGTCTTCATTCCCACCTACGACGAGTCCGAGAACGTCGGGGCGATGTGCGAGCAGATCCTCGCGCTCGGCCTCGACGCGGACCTCTGCTTCTGCGACGACGCCTCGCCCGACGGCACCGGCCGGCTCATCGACGAGCTCGCGGCGAGGCACCCGCGCGTCCTCGCGATGCACCGGAGCGGGAAGCTCGGCATCGGCTCGGCGCACCTCGACGGCATCGCGTGGGCGTACGAGCACGGCTACGAGCGCCTCATCACGCTCGACTGCGACTTCACCCATTCTCCGGCGGACATCCCGCGCATGATCGCGGCGGGCGAGTCGTCCGGCGCCGCGCTCGTCGTCGCGTCGCGCTGGCACGCGGGCGACTCGCTGCCGGGCTGGTCGCCGATCCGCAAGGGGCTCACCACGCTCGGGCACGTCCTCACCAAGAGCATGCTCGGCGTCACGAACGACGCGACGGGCGCGTTCCGTATCTACGATCTCCGGAAGATCCCGCGCCGCCTCTTCGACCTCGTCACGGAGAAGGGATACGCGTTCTTCTTCCAGAGCATGTTCATCCTCACGGAGAACCGATTTCCGATCGTCGAGATCCCGATCGTGCTCCCCGCGCGCACGTACGGGCACTCGAAGATGAGCATGCTCGAGGTGAAGCGGAGCGTGGAGCAGCTCGCGAAGCTCTTCGTCGCGCGGCAGACCAACCCCGCCCAATTCCGACTTGGAAAAGAGGTCCCTGGCCTCGATCCTGCGCTGATCGATCCGCAGGACTGGGACGCGTACTGGGAAAAGAAGGACAAGGCCGGCGCGCTCGTCTACGACGCGGTCGCGGCCGCTTATCGCAATATCTTCATCAAATCGAACTTGAACCGCGTGATTCATCAGGAGTTCGGCCGCGGCGCGCGCCTCCTCCACGCGGGCTGCGGCTCGGGTCAGGTCGACACCGACCTCCACGACTACGTGGACGTGACCGCGGTCGACATCTCGCCTCAGGCGCTCTCGCGTTACACGCGCGAGAACCCGCGCGTGCACGAGGTCCGGCACGCCGACATCCTCCGGCTCCCGTTCGACGACGGCGCTTTCGATGGGGTCTACAACCTCGGGGTGGTGGAGCACTTC
The Labilithrix sp. genome window above contains:
- the rfbF gene encoding glucose-1-phosphate cytidylyltransferase, which codes for MKVVILAGGMGTRLSEETEVRPKPMVEIGGRPIIWHIMQRYAAYGFNEFVVALGYKGDFIKRYFRDYCALHGNMTVRMRDGEVQTHERDAEDWTIHLVDTGLDVMTGGRVKRLESHLSGGTFLLTYGDGVADIDLRAVVDCHRKQGRTATITAVRPPARFGGLVFANDDEGRVHEFTEKPQIGEGWINGGFMVFEPEIFRYLDDDQTVLEAHALERLAAEHQLSAYRHQGFWQCMDTMRDVKMLESLWQSGNPPWHA
- a CDS encoding DUF2029 domain-containing protein — its product is MTRRAWGALVLVLVVGAVWLNQGVGLARWKAERGTASAIAAPFQFLYRRAPDEEMYFATASATLGEPYDPKAFEIRGPTPLPVADVPADGRFHVPYAEVPFEYPPPNVPFVVAPRLFAGTFEGYARVFGAVMAGLLAAAAALAARLGAVRAGTRDETASRLFVFAGLLLAHGAIAIQRLDALVALLLVLVVRAGVRRDDGALGFWSGLVGATKVVPFVVGVAVLAATRPDRARVARFAAGSALGLGLGFLPMLALSPSSVATFLRYHGARGLNVESTLGVLYGAATRERAVLDFGSFNFHGGVADALAKLTTVLLVVLVAVVLRAAHRASSNAVALAAVAATLAVWLGGKVFSPQYLTWMLPLVLAVPGAGWRRLALAFGGVLVLTQLYYRGWFDHVYLQKPLGVATMLARLALLGVLFHRVLRALDPAPPPREEAAAQ
- the gmd gene encoding GDP-mannose 4,6-dehydratase, translated to MTKRALITGIAGQDGSYLGELLMAKGYEVHGMVRRSSSMNRGRIDHLFLKGGADGMPVHRLHYGDLTDASSVNRLLREVRPDEIYNLGAQSHVKVSFEVPEYTAETAGLGTLRLLEGVREAGYAPKIYQAGSSEMFGMVCEIPQTEKTPFYPRSPYAAAKVYAHWITVNYREAYGMFACNGILFNHESPRRGEAFVTRKVTRGVAAIKLGLAKELTLGNLEAKRDWGYAKDYVEAMWLMLQQETPDDYVVATGETHTVRELCEVAFAHVGLDYEEHVKVDKHYFRPTEVDLLVGDASKAKRVLGWEPKVRFHELVKLMVDADLEHMKREARG
- a CDS encoding class I SAM-dependent methyltransferase translates to MSALAACRICGNTSLVTVLDLGAQALTGAFPRPPETHVAVSPLVLVKCHGEGACGLVQLAHTYDLGKMYGEGYGYRSSLNRSMVRHLAAKVEALRARRPVGAGDVVLDIGSNDGTTLAQYPAEVTRIGVDPTAAKFASYYQPGIQVAAEFFNALAFERLAPGKKARVVTSIAMFYDLPAPMDFVRDVARVLADDGIWHFEQSYLPSMLETNSYDTVCHEHLEYYGLRQIHWMTRRAGLRIIDVQLNDVNGGSFAVTVEKGEGDAPIVDEMIAKEDALGLHTLAPYEAFAARAERHRVELPALLEKLKAEGKKVLGLGASTKGNVVLQYCGIGPDLLPAIAEVNADKFGCVTPGTLIPIVSEDEARAEKPDVLMVLPWHFRKTFSERERPFLAGGGELLFPLPEIELAGAP
- a CDS encoding GDP-mannose 4,6-dehydratase codes for the protein MSAALIIGSAGQDGLLLAAQLAERGVAVTGVDRGDVDLTAARSVADLVARVAPDAIYYLAAHHHSSEDAPEPTPVLLEKSLAVHVTGLVHVLEAAGAARVFYAASSHVFGVPDTVTQNEDTPRRPINVYGMTKSLGMDVVRHYREARGVHASSGILYNHESPLRGPTFLSSRVARAAARREKIAVGSLSASVDWGWAADYTEAMQRIVACPDPGDYVVATGEAHSVAQLAEAAFAAVGLDWREWVTEDGGILKKAGATLVGDASKLRARTGWAPTVGFADMVLRLVASRGAAA
- a CDS encoding methyltransferase domain-containing protein, with translation MSGKRTLVFIPTYDESENVGAMCEQILALGLDADLCFCDDASPDGTGRLIDELAARHPRVLAMHRSGKLGIGSAHLDGIAWAYEHGYERLITLDCDFTHSPADIPRMIAAGESSGAALVVASRWHAGDSLPGWSPIRKGLTTLGHVLTKSMLGVTNDATGAFRIYDLRKIPRRLFDLVTEKGYAFFFQSMFILTENRFPIVEIPIVLPARTYGHSKMSMLEVKRSVEQLAKLFVARQTNPAQFRLGKEVPGLDPALIDPQDWDAYWEKKDKAGALVYDAVAAAYRNIFIKSNLNRVIHQEFGRGARLLHAGCGSGQVDTDLHDYVDVTAVDISPQALSRYTRENPRVHEVRHADILRLPFDDGAFDGVYNLGVVEHFGGDSLGSLFHELARVTRPGGKVVTFWPHKYATSAFVLDSIHYVLNDVMKKDVQLHPPEPSRIGSRADAQRTFADAGLDLVRYDFGARDLFVQAIAVGKRRDDPPRA